TTATTCGTGCTTCTGCATCGATATGATAGAGATTATATCTATTACGCTCTGCATTAAAAAGAAGGACACGGATGATTGCTAATATTATTATGGGACGGAGTCTCTTTTCCGGTGATCGATGAATAGAGCAATGAAAGTCCGTCATCCGTAAAAATAACTACTGTCGGACTTTTTTCAACATATGAACAAGTTCGGCAACCACACAAGGCAACCACACAATTCGACGAATTGAAGAATTGAAGAATTGAAGAATTGAAGAATTGAAGAATTGAAGAATTGAAGAATTGAAGAATTGAAGAATTGAAGAATTGAAGAATTGAAAAGGAGCCGATAATCTCAACTCTCTTCTACATTGGTTCGGCTCCGGCAAAGAATTTCTTTTTCCGGTTTCTTACACTGTGTGCAGTTCTAGTCTGCGGCAGTCTGGTCCTCCAGGGTGCGCCACCTTCTCAAGATCTTCTGCCGAAAGTCGTGCAGATAAATCTGGAAAACCAGACAATCACCCCCGTGACGACTCGATACATCCAACGCGCCATCCGGCAGGCGGAAGAGGAACAGGCGCAATGCCTGCTCATCGTTCTGGACACGCCTGGCGGTCTAGTTGATTCGACCCGCAATATTGTACAAGCTATTCTTCAGAGTCGCGTTTGTGTCGTCGTGTACGTTGCCCCCAGCGGGGTTGCTCACGCCGCGTCAGCCGGTGGGTTTATCACCTTATCTGCGCATATCGCCGCCATGGCCCCCGGCACGCGCATCGGTGCCATGCACCCTGTGCAAATCGGTGGCTTGCCGATTTCTCCCGACCGTTCCCCTAAACTTCCGACGAATAATTATCCCAACAACGAAGAGAAGAAAGAAACTCAGAAAACGCCCTCAACTCCGATGACTGACAAAATGGTTAACGATACCGTGGCCTGGGCAAAGAGCTTGGCCGAGTTGCGTGGAAGAAACGCTGACTGGGCAGAGCGTGCCGTCAAAGAAAGCATCGTCGTCACCGAAAAAGAAGCCCTGAAGGAAGGAATCATTGACCTCGTAGCCGAAGACGTCCCCCAACTGCTTGAGAAGATTGATGGCCGGCAAGTGGTTCTTCCCCAGGGAACCATCACCCTGCATACCGCAGGAGTAACAGAAACTCAGACCATCGAAATGTGGTGGGGAGAGCGAGTGCTGGCCGCCATCTCCAATCCGAATGTGGCATTCATGCTGTTGATTTTTGGCTTTTACGGAATCATGTTCGAATTCTATTCGCCCGGTTGGGGGGTTGCTGGAACACTGGGAATCATCTGCCTGGTGATGGCATTCTTCGGTCTGGCAGTGCTGCCGATCAATTATGTGGGGCTGCTACTCATCGCTTTAGCCTTAGGACTGTTTACGGCAGAGGTCTTCGTGACCAGCTTTGGCGCTCTGGCATTAGGCGGGATTATCTGTTTGGTGTTGGGCGGCTTAATGCTGGTTGATTCTCCAGTCGGATTTACCAGGATTTCGTTCGTTGTGCTGATTCCCGTCGCGGCTGCAACAGGCGCGATCACCATCTTTTTAATTACACAAATCGTACAAGCTCACCGAAAAAAAACCTTCACCGGTTCGGAAGCCATGCTTGAAGCGATTGCCGTAGCGGCGGGTGACTTTTCCCAACAACAGGACCAGTATGCAGGAACGGTATGCATTCACGGTGAGTACTGGAACGCGATCAGCCGGAATCCAGTAAAAGACAATCAAAATGTCCGTATCCGTAACAGAGACGGTCTTACACTCAGCGTGGAACCCGAATCCGTCAATCATTCTACAGCTCCAGAGTCTTCTTGAAATACATTCTTCTCGAAAGGAACGATACCATGGTACCTCTTCAAATCCTCGGCATTTTCTTGGCAATCGTGGTTCTTTATTTCCTGAGCTGTATCCGGATTTTACTTGAATACCAACGCGGAGTGGTGTTTCGATTAGGACGTGTTCTGGAAACGCCTAAAGGTCCGGGATTTATCATGGTCTTCTGGCCCATCGATCGTATGATACGTGTCAGTCTCAGAACTCACGTACAGGATGTTCCCTCACAAGATGTGATTACTCGTGATAATGTTTCCGTCGAAGTGAATGCGGTCGTCTATTACCGGGTCATCGATCCGATGAAATCGATTCTGGATGTTGAAAACTATCAGTATGCCACCAGCCAGCTCTCTCAAACGACACTTCGAAGCATCGTCGGACAGGCGGAATTGGATGAACTGTTAGCTGAGCGGGAAAAAGTAAATAAGCAACTCCAGGAAGCGATCGACCAACAGTCAGACCCTTGGGGTATCAAAGTTTCTCTGGTGGAACTTAAGCATGTCGACCTGCCCGAGCACATGAAACGCGCCATGGCCAAGCAGGCTGAAAGTGAACGGGAACGCCGCGCTAAAATCATCCATGCCGAAGGCGAATTCCAGGCTTCCGCCCGCCTCCGCGACGCTGCAGATGTCATTCAGGAGCATCCCATGGCCATGCAGATGCGGTTTCTGCAGACACTCGTAGAGATCGGCGTGGAAAACAATACCACCGTCGTCTTTCCCATGCCCATTGATCTTGTCAGTTCGTTTATGAAAAACAAGGAATAATCGAAAGCGATCACCCCTCTGTGAAATAATGCTTTTCATAACATATTCCGTCAATTGTATTAATTTACATTAACCTTAAGCCACTGTCAGCTCAAATGATTTCATTAAGCTTGTGACGTACAAAACACTCTTCGTAACGACTCGTACGCGACTCGATTGCAGAAGTCGTGAATCAAAAGGAACTTACAAAAGTTTGAGTCACCGTAGAGGACTCGGAGGTAACTAACAGCTTTCGAACTTTTCTGAAATTGGTTAACAGCAGGCGCGACACTATTATATATCTATCTACGGCCCTGCAGTCGGCGAAGGTTCCACAGAGCACTGAAAGAGGTCGTCAATCGAATGTGAACTGTGGATCAGCGGGGTACAAATAAAGTGACATCTCCTTATTTTACATTATGTTACCACCGAAACTGATTTTACCACGATGATCAAACTTTTTCATCCCTTGCTGACACTGATTGCTACTGCTTCCGACAGCCTGTTAGCCAAATACGTCCTCTACTTGAAAAAAGAGAATCGGATTCTGCGGGACCGTACACTAGGAGAGATTCACACAAAACCTCACGAACGTGCGCAGCTCTTGAAATACGGCAAGCCACTCGGAAGAGCGATCAACGAACTGATCACGATCGTCACTCCCGGGACTTTTCATTGCTGGGTACGGGAAGAGAAACGAGGCCGGAAGAGAGAACCTGTCGGTCGACCAGGAAAGAGTGCCGTACTGCGAGAACTGATTCTCAAAATCGCCCGTGAAACGGGGTTCGGCTACACTCGCATCCTTGGTGAACTCCGAAAACTCGGCATCTCCCGTCTCTGCCGTCAGACTGTGAAAAACATCGTCAACGAAGCAGGGATCAAGCCGAGTCCGAAACGAAGTACCGGCACCTGGGACCAGTTTCTCAAAACTCATTAGGAAACACTCTGGGCCTGCGATTTCTTTACAAAACGAGCTGTGACACCGCGGGGGCTCGTCGATTTGTATGTGTTGGTTTTCATGCATCTTGAAACGCGTGAAGTCTTAACCACACCCTCAACTCGAAATCCGGATTCTGTATGGGTCACGAAACAGGCTAAAGCGTTCGTAAACCACTTTGCCGACCGGGATGAGAAGCCGACCTACCTGATTCATGATCAAGACACAAAGTTCTCTGCCGAGTTCAAGCAGTTTTTGAAGAACGAAGGCATCAAGACGAAGGTGCTGCCGATCCGATCTCCAAATCTGAATGCCCGGGTCGAAAGGTTTGTGCAAACGATTAAATACGAAGCCTTGAACCATTTCATCGCTTTCGGCAAGATGCATCTCGATTATCTTGTTTCGGAATTCGTTGATTATTACAACAAACATCGAGCGCACAGCTCACGAGAACATCTGCCGCCCTGCTCTGTCGAGCCGCCGCCGGAATTCGAGACGATCAAGCTCGATGAAATCCACTGCGAGGAACATCTCGGAGGGTTGATCAGGTCGTACGAGCGGATTGCGGCGTAGATCATATCGAAACACAAGTCATTTCTTCACGCTCACCGTACGCGCGTTCGCTCCTAAAATGTCACAACCAACAGTCCTTCACGGCATACGTGCCACGGCCCACGTCAGTTCTTTCGACAGATTTTGTTTTCAAAGATCAATTGGCTACGGGACTTAACGGGCGACGGTCTTTTTGTACCCGACGGAAGAACTTAGCGTTGTTAGAACTTGAGCGTGAGGTGAGGCGTAGAGGAAGTGGTTCGGACGGTTGGTCGTACGCAATTCACGATCTCCACCGACGATTTCACCCTGTGATCGCTGCCTCACCCTGTAAGAGCCATGTCGGGTGGCAATGATCTCTGTGTTTCATTGCCGAAAGGACTGGACTTTTCCCAAGTGCGAGAACTCGCGCAAAAATGTCGGGAATGTCGTGACAAACTGCACGGCTTTCAATTCCGGCTCGACAGCCTGTAACAGTGCAGGATGAAAAACTCCTGATGTTTCGCTGAAATGTTTGGCGGCATCCACAAAGGAAGTATCACGAATTTCATGCCCGCCAATCACAAGTTGATCCCAGTCTGCCAGATTCAACTTCTCAAAATAAGGATTTTCCGAAACGAGCCCACTGGTACCCGAGAGCCCTTTCTGAAGCGCTGTTAAACCGACGGCGACTGTCGTTGAGACACCGCCCCATGCTCCAATGATCCAAATTCCGATACGTTGTTTCGTCATGATGCTGTCTGAAAACTGATAAAACTAAAGTCAATTGTAATCGCTGATGATAGTGAGGTAGGTAGGAGCAGACAAAAATAAGACTGCTCGACTCGTGGCTGGGCAGATTCAATTACTGCTTTCATTCATATCGTCTGTTCTGTGAGGAAATGTGACGAATCCCATTGTCACAGAATTAAGTTAACCACGTTCATTATTGTAAGTATTGTAGGTTCATGCCGACTCTGCACAATCTAAAGATTCCTGATTGAGCCGATTTTTTATCCTGAATCGTTCCTGGTGAAAAAATTAACTGGTTTTCAGAGTTTGATCAATCCAGTCCATTAAAGACTCTTTAAAGCATTTAATGATTGACTGAGCCTCGCTTTTAGTTTTTGCGAGTTGAGCAGAATCCGTCACCACTGTCTGTGCAAAATAATAGAATTTAATCTTGGGCTCTGTACCTGAGGGACGCACACCAAGTTGTACAGTCAGAGGAGAACCTTCCCCCTCCGCTTCAAACATCAGCACATTTCCCTGAGGTTTAGAAAAGGTCTCGGAGGGGGTATTTTCCGGCAATGCCCGAAGTTCAAGGTTTTGATAGTCTCGCACCAAGGTAAAAGTAAGATTTCCCAGTTTTTGCGGGGGAGTGTTCCGGAGTGCTTTCATCAATTGTTTGATTTGTTCATTCCCCTGTGACCCTTTACAGGTTTTCGAAACTTGTCCTTCCAGATGATATCCATGTTCGAGATAGAGCTCATCGAGGCGGTTCAGTAACGTTTTTCCCTCACTTTTCAATTCCGCCGCCAGTTCACAGGCCCAAAGTGCCGCAATTGCTGCATCTTTGTCCCGGCAATATGTACCAGTCAGATATCCCAGGGACTCTTCAGTGCCAAAGACAAATTCATCCGGACCTTCTTCATCCATCGTTTCTGCAATGTATTTAAAACCGACCAGCAGGTTATTGATAATGCGAACGTTCGCTTTTCGTGATATCTCAGCGATGAGCGGGGTCGTCACAATCGTCTCAACGACATAATGCTTTGGTGTCAGCGTTCCGTTTTCCTGGCGTTTGCGGAGTACGTAATCGGCCAGCAAAGCGCCGACTTGATTGCCCGTAAGATGAATAAATTCACCAGCGTTGTTTTTGGCACAAACGCCCATCCGGTCGGCGTCAGGGTCACTGGCCAGAATAATTTCTGCACCTGACTTTTTGGCCAATTCGATGGCTGGTTGATAGACTTCCGTCCGTTCCGGATTGGGCAAGTGATCGGGAACGTTGGGAAAATTACCATCTTGTTCGCACTGGGGCTCAAAACGATTGACTTGCTTAAACCCCACCTGTTGTAACACATGATAAACAGAAGTCTCTCCCACACCGTGTAGAGGTGTAAATAACCCGTTCAGATCTCTACAGGTTGAATGGCTATGTGCTGCGACGGAACTGCGATATTCGCTGGCAACGTCTTCGTCGATGAATTTGATTAAGCCTTGTTCGACAGCTTGATCGAAATCAACGGTGGGGATTTCAGTAGCCTGATAGACTTCATCAATAATACCCTGATCATGTGGCGGCAGGACCTGGCCTCCGGTAGACCAATATGCTTTAAAGCCGTTGTCAGAAGGAGGATTATGCGAAGCCGTGATCATTGCCCCTACATCACAGCCAAGGTGCCTGACAGCAAAAGAAAGCTCCGGCGTGGATCGGGGTGTTTTGTAAAAGTAAACGGTCAACCCGTGGGCTGCCATCACGGTCGCAGCAATGCGGGCAAATCGTTCAGAGTTGATACGCGAATCACGGGCAATAGCTGCCTTGCCGGTCTGAGCACCAGCGGCTTTCTTAAAATAGACGGCCAGCCCATGCGCGGACTCGGCAATGGTTCTTTCATTAATTGTGGCTGACCCGAAATCGCTCATTAACCCACGGCGGCCTCCGGTCCCGAAGGGGATCACTTCCCAAAAATACGTGTCCAACGTTCCAAATTCTTTATCTTCAATCAGCTTGAGCATCGCTGGCTGGTAAGAGGCATACTGAGGTTCAGTAAGCCATTTCTGCAAATTGGTGAAGGCGGATTCAGAAAGCTGTTTTTCCGTAACAGCAGTGCGGGCGATTTCAATTGCCTGCTGGAAATCTGATGAAGGAGACTGTTGGTTCATCCTATGAGCTTTTCCGGGTTTGAGATCGGGTGGCTTGTTTTTCACATTGTTTTACACGCAATATGTCATTTTCCAAGTCCCCAGAAGCCCAACAGGGTAAGTATTTCCCTGTGTTTCGCATCGCCTCTGTAAGTGGGCGACCCTGAAATGAAACTCTGACAGTGAGCTAGATTGTAGAGTAAAATTACCTGAGAGCCAACCCTGACGCGAATTCCAGTTCTCCCAACCGCACAGCAGTGAAACAGAGAGAGCAACAATCCTGAATTTGAGTTGTTTAGTAATGTGTATTTTGAGGCTGAATCGTATATACCGGGATTTCCCATATGGGTTCCGTCTCTATACAGATACTCTTTTTCCACAGGCTGAGGCCCAAACTGGCAGTTGTACATCCCGCAGTACAATTTATGCAGCGAGTATCGCCGCCAGCCTAATGCTGCATCTATTCACCCGTTGGCTTCGGGACATTCCTGTTGATTTGGATACCACGTTTAATCTTCTGGCAGGAGAATACACAGTCTACTGACGATTAAACCAAACAGACATATTTCAAAAGTGCAAACTGAAATGACAATCGATAGCGGGCCACCAGAAGGGGTGGCCCGCTATCCCAATTTTTAGCTATCAGAGAATCGATTGAATAGTTTTCTAATTCAATGAATAGTTTCTGAAGCTATTTGTAGCAGCGTCTGTTCGACGAATGTCTGCAAAATCTTTTCTTGCTCAAGTCGAGCATTATTTTGCAGACAGTATTCAAAAGCTATTACTTCGCTCTCTGTCAAGTTGCAGGCATGGGATGCATTGTTCCATTCCTACTGACGATCTCAGTTTCATG
The sequence above is a segment of the Gimesia algae genome. Coding sequences within it:
- a CDS encoding NfeD family protein, with protein sequence MPKVVQINLENQTITPVTTRYIQRAIRQAEEEQAQCLLIVLDTPGGLVDSTRNIVQAILQSRVCVVVYVAPSGVAHAASAGGFITLSAHIAAMAPGTRIGAMHPVQIGGLPISPDRSPKLPTNNYPNNEEKKETQKTPSTPMTDKMVNDTVAWAKSLAELRGRNADWAERAVKESIVVTEKEALKEGIIDLVAEDVPQLLEKIDGRQVVLPQGTITLHTAGVTETQTIEMWWGERVLAAISNPNVAFMLLIFGFYGIMFEFYSPGWGVAGTLGIICLVMAFFGLAVLPINYVGLLLIALALGLFTAEVFVTSFGALALGGIICLVLGGLMLVDSPVGFTRISFVVLIPVAAATGAITIFLITQIVQAHRKKTFTGSEAMLEAIAVAAGDFSQQQDQYAGTVCIHGEYWNAISRNPVKDNQNVRIRNRDGLTLSVEPESVNHSTAPESS
- a CDS encoding slipin family protein, coding for MVPLQILGIFLAIVVLYFLSCIRILLEYQRGVVFRLGRVLETPKGPGFIMVFWPIDRMIRVSLRTHVQDVPSQDVITRDNVSVEVNAVVYYRVIDPMKSILDVENYQYATSQLSQTTLRSIVGQAELDELLAEREKVNKQLQEAIDQQSDPWGIKVSLVELKHVDLPEHMKRAMAKQAESERERRAKIIHAEGEFQASARLRDAADVIQEHPMAMQMRFLQTLVEIGVENNTTVVFPMPIDLVSSFMKNKE
- a CDS encoding transposase codes for the protein MHLETREVLTTPSTRNPDSVWVTKQAKAFVNHFADRDEKPTYLIHDQDTKFSAEFKQFLKNEGIKTKVLPIRSPNLNARVERFVQTIKYEALNHFIAFGKMHLDYLVSEFVDYYNKHRAHSSREHLPPCSVEPPPEFETIKLDEIHCEEHLGGLIRSYERIAA
- a CDS encoding inositol-3-phosphate synthase; its protein translation is MTKQRIGIWIIGAWGGVSTTVAVGLTALQKGLSGTSGLVSENPYFEKLNLADWDQLVIGGHEIRDTSFVDAAKHFSETSGVFHPALLQAVEPELKAVQFVTTFPTFLREFSHLGKVQSFRQ
- a CDS encoding phospho-sugar mutase, coding for MNQQSPSSDFQQAIEIARTAVTEKQLSESAFTNLQKWLTEPQYASYQPAMLKLIEDKEFGTLDTYFWEVIPFGTGGRRGLMSDFGSATINERTIAESAHGLAVYFKKAAGAQTGKAAIARDSRINSERFARIAATVMAAHGLTVYFYKTPRSTPELSFAVRHLGCDVGAMITASHNPPSDNGFKAYWSTGGQVLPPHDQGIIDEVYQATEIPTVDFDQAVEQGLIKFIDEDVASEYRSSVAAHSHSTCRDLNGLFTPLHGVGETSVYHVLQQVGFKQVNRFEPQCEQDGNFPNVPDHLPNPERTEVYQPAIELAKKSGAEIILASDPDADRMGVCAKNNAGEFIHLTGNQVGALLADYVLRKRQENGTLTPKHYVVETIVTTPLIAEISRKANVRIINNLLVGFKYIAETMDEEGPDEFVFGTEESLGYLTGTYCRDKDAAIAALWACELAAELKSEGKTLLNRLDELYLEHGYHLEGQVSKTCKGSQGNEQIKQLMKALRNTPPQKLGNLTFTLVRDYQNLELRALPENTPSETFSKPQGNVLMFEAEGEGSPLTVQLGVRPSGTEPKIKFYYFAQTVVTDSAQLAKTKSEAQSIIKCFKESLMDWIDQTLKTS